The Agromyces sp. LHK192 genome includes a window with the following:
- a CDS encoding primosomal protein, translating to MTDSRQGPNDEDRTKRSDRPRGGDDRRGGKPWEKRDGAPKRDGGKPWEKRDGAPKRDGGKPWEKRDGAPKRDGAPRRDGGKPWEKRDGAPKRDGAPRRDGGKPWEKRDGAPRRDGGKPWEKRDGAPKRDGAPKRDGGKPWEKRDGAPRRDGGKPWEKRDDAPRRDGRRDDRGRSAGHPGAGASRAPREQVGAPIKAERPRHDDPIVPDDIEPSDLDRSARAELKTLSKENADWVARHLAAAAVYLEDDPELAHAHALSASRRAGRVGVVRETLAITAYETGDFALALRELRTYRRISGSNDQLPLMVDSERGVGRPDRALELGRSVDRASLPAAVQVGLAIAMSGARLDLGQTDLALGELEIPQLDPDRAFSYSPALFSAYAEVLDELGRDADAEVWRDRAERASAALAGPPDAEYFEVFDLDMSAGAEPKVRRDAAKEAVAAEDAGTGPVDAVAADEASASDARAGSGAGEASDAESDPADAIEPEVAAILAETDPDAEVRPAPADAPEDVAGGPVPNQD from the coding sequence GTGACCGATTCGCGCCAGGGCCCGAACGACGAGGACCGGACGAAGCGCTCCGACCGTCCTCGAGGAGGCGATGATCGCCGCGGCGGGAAGCCGTGGGAGAAGCGCGATGGTGCGCCGAAGCGCGACGGCGGTAAGCCGTGGGAGAAGCGCGACGGTGCGCCGAAGCGCGACGGCGGCAAGCCGTGGGAGAAGCGCGATGGTGCGCCGAAGCGCGATGGCGCGCCCAGGCGCGACGGCGGCAAGCCGTGGGAGAAGCGCGATGGTGCGCCGAAGCGCGATGGCGCGCCCAGGCGCGACGGCGGTAAGCCGTGGGAGAAGCGCGATGGTGCGCCCAGGCGCGACGGCGGTAAGCCGTGGGAGAAGCGCGATGGTGCGCCGAAGCGCGATGGTGCGCCGAAGCGCGACGGCGGGAAGCCGTGGGAGAAGCGCGATGGTGCGCCGCGGCGCGACGGCGGGAAGCCGTGGGAGAAGCGCGATGACGCGCCCAGGCGCGACGGGCGCCGAGACGACCGCGGTCGCTCGGCCGGGCATCCGGGTGCGGGTGCCTCGCGTGCGCCGCGCGAGCAGGTCGGAGCCCCGATCAAGGCCGAGCGGCCGCGGCACGACGATCCGATCGTGCCCGACGACATCGAGCCGAGTGATCTCGACCGGAGCGCACGCGCCGAGTTGAAGACGCTGTCGAAGGAGAACGCCGACTGGGTCGCGCGTCACCTCGCGGCGGCCGCGGTGTACCTGGAGGACGACCCGGAGCTCGCGCACGCGCATGCGCTGTCCGCCTCGCGTCGAGCCGGTCGCGTGGGCGTCGTGCGCGAGACGCTTGCGATCACCGCATACGAGACCGGCGACTTCGCCCTCGCACTCCGCGAACTGCGCACCTATCGGCGCATCTCCGGGAGCAACGACCAGCTTCCCCTGATGGTGGACAGCGAGCGCGGCGTCGGCAGGCCCGACCGTGCGCTCGAACTGGGCCGTTCCGTGGATCGGGCATCGTTGCCGGCTGCCGTCCAGGTGGGGCTCGCGATCGCGATGTCGGGCGCGCGCCTCGATCTGGGCCAGACCGACCTCGCGCTGGGTGAGCTCGAGATCCCGCAGCTCGATCCCGATCGCGCCTTCAGCTACAGCCCCGCCCTGTTCTCGGCGTACGCGGAGGTGCTCGACGAACTCGGGCGCGACGCCGACGCCGAGGTCTGGCGTGATCGCGCGGAGCGCGCGTCGGCCGCTCTCGCCGGCCCCCCAGACGCAGAGTACTTCGAGGTGTTCGACCTCGACATGTCCGCCGGTGCTGAGCCGAAGGTTCGCCGGGACGCGGCGAAGGAAGCGGTCGCCGCGGAGGACGCCGGTACCGGGCCGGTCGATGCGGTCGCCGCTGACGAGGCATCCGCATCCGACGCGCGTGCGGGCTCGGGGGCCGGCGAGGCATCCGATGCCGAGAGCGACCCTGCCGACGCGATCGAGCCCGAGGTGGCCGCGATCCTCGCCGAGACCGATCCCGACGCCGAGGTTCGGCCTGCTCCCGCCGACGCACCTGAGGACGTGGCCGGTGGGCCTGTTCCGAACCAGGACTGA
- a CDS encoding HAD-IIA family hydrolase — protein sequence MGLFRTRTDAVAPLDGVDALLADLDGVVYRGADAIPHAVESLNAARRDRAVGYITNNASRSDASVARHLAELGLRVEASDVVTSPQAAMHLLAERVPEGALVLVVGGEGIVTELERRGYRVSRSADDGPAAVVQGFAPDVGWTQLAEASFALNADGFANEAGIPWIATNTDWTIPVARGIAPGNGTLVAAVHTAVGRFPVVAGKPEKPIFDEARRRFTAERPLVVGDRLDTDILGANRAGMASAVVLTGIDRAKQLLAAAEAERPDFILGDLRGLHEPYPVIERARGVVRVGRAKVRVDEARVVIVTEGDDELDLLRAACHAIWESGRSIHALHVPERLYS from the coding sequence GTGGGCCTGTTCCGAACCAGGACTGACGCCGTCGCCCCGCTCGATGGGGTCGATGCGCTCCTCGCGGATCTCGACGGCGTGGTGTATCGGGGCGCGGATGCGATCCCGCACGCGGTCGAGAGCCTGAACGCCGCACGCCGTGATCGCGCGGTCGGCTACATCACCAACAACGCGTCGCGCAGCGACGCCTCGGTCGCGCGGCATCTCGCCGAACTCGGCCTGCGGGTCGAGGCATCCGATGTCGTCACATCACCGCAGGCGGCGATGCACCTGCTCGCCGAGCGTGTTCCCGAGGGTGCGCTCGTGCTCGTCGTCGGCGGCGAGGGCATCGTGACCGAGCTCGAGCGGCGGGGGTACCGCGTCAGCCGATCCGCCGACGACGGCCCGGCCGCGGTCGTGCAGGGATTCGCCCCGGACGTCGGCTGGACCCAGCTGGCCGAGGCATCCTTCGCGCTGAACGCCGACGGGTTCGCCAACGAGGCGGGAATTCCGTGGATCGCGACGAACACCGACTGGACGATACCGGTCGCGCGCGGCATCGCGCCCGGCAACGGCACCCTCGTGGCGGCCGTGCACACCGCCGTCGGCAGGTTCCCGGTCGTCGCGGGCAAGCCCGAGAAGCCCATCTTCGACGAGGCGCGGCGGCGATTCACCGCGGAGCGACCACTCGTGGTCGGCGACCGACTCGACACCGACATCCTCGGCGCGAATCGCGCGGGCATGGCGTCCGCCGTCGTGCTCACCGGGATCGACCGCGCGAAGCAGTTGCTCGCGGCAGCGGAGGCGGAGCGCCCGGACTTCATCCTCGGCGACCTGCGCGGACTGCACGAGCCGTACCCGGTGATCGAACGTGCCCGCGGCGTCGTGCGCGTGGGCCGGGCGAAGGTGCGTGTCGACGAGGCCCGAGTCGTCATCGTGACCGAAGGCGATGACGAACTCGACCTGCTCCGCGCCGCCTGCCACGCGATCTGGGAGTCGGGTCGGTCGATCCACGCCCTGCATGTGCCGGAGCGGTTGTACAGCTGA
- a CDS encoding TlyA family RNA methyltransferase produces MAGQRLDAALASRGLARSRTHAATLIASGVVTVDGRPVVKPSHRVDDDALIDVAGVDHYVSRAAHKLIAALDGFGVDPAGRVVLDAGASTGGFTQVLLERGARMVLAVDVGHGQLAPSLHDSPGLVLVEGCNVRHLDPAELARQTGVDERPDLVTADLSFISLTTVLPALVATAAPEAEFVLLVKPQFEVGRSGIREGVVRDPALRDDAVMGVLWAAFDLGLGVGGVLSSPIAGGHGNHEYLVHLAISAASDPSEWTGRVEQLTRGGHA; encoded by the coding sequence GTGGCCGGTCAACGGCTCGATGCGGCGCTCGCGTCTCGCGGTCTGGCGCGGTCCCGAACGCACGCCGCGACGCTGATCGCCTCGGGCGTCGTCACGGTCGACGGGCGCCCGGTCGTCAAGCCCTCCCATCGGGTCGACGACGACGCGCTGATCGACGTCGCCGGCGTGGACCACTACGTCAGCCGGGCCGCGCACAAGCTCATCGCCGCGCTCGACGGGTTCGGCGTCGATCCGGCGGGTCGGGTCGTGCTCGACGCGGGCGCGTCCACGGGCGGATTCACCCAGGTGCTCCTCGAACGCGGCGCGCGTATGGTCCTCGCCGTCGACGTCGGTCACGGCCAGCTGGCACCGTCATTGCACGACTCGCCCGGGCTCGTGCTCGTGGAGGGCTGCAATGTGCGTCACCTCGATCCCGCCGAGCTCGCCCGGCAGACCGGAGTCGACGAACGACCCGACCTGGTGACCGCAGACCTCTCGTTCATCTCGCTGACCACCGTGCTGCCTGCGCTCGTCGCCACGGCGGCACCGGAGGCCGAGTTCGTCCTGCTCGTGAAGCCGCAGTTCGAGGTCGGCCGCAGCGGGATCCGAGAGGGGGTCGTGCGCGATCCGGCGCTCCGCGACGACGCCGTGATGGGCGTGCTGTGGGCGGCGTTCGACCTCGGCCTCGGGGTCGGCGGCGTCCTGTCCTCCCCGATCGCCGGTGGACACGGGAATCACGAGTACCTCGTGCACCTCGCGATTTCGGCGGCCTCGGATCCGTCAGAATGGACGGGTCGAGTCGAGCAGTTGACGAGAGGCGGACACGCATGA
- a CDS encoding NAD kinase, which translates to MTDADARHFLVVAHTGRSTALEATRQVCTQLLDAGAVPVIAAEHWDDVHHFVPDLNGRVRRFEEIDPSAIELVIVLGGDGTILRAAELVREVSVPLLGVNLGHIGFLAESERDDLDYTVTRALARDYVVEERMTLSVRVKAGSEVVSESWALNEATVEKAERERMLEVIIEVDRRPLSSFGCDGVVMSTPTGSTAYSFSAGGPVVWPSVEALLLVPLSAHALFARPLVVGPESSLAVEVLQRTEAAAVLWCDGRRMFDLPPGSRVIVRRSDVPVRLARLHEAPFTDRLVNKFDLPVSGWRGPVGRE; encoded by the coding sequence ATGACCGATGCCGATGCCCGGCACTTCCTCGTCGTCGCGCACACCGGCCGCAGTACGGCGCTCGAGGCGACCCGACAGGTGTGCACGCAACTGCTCGACGCCGGCGCCGTCCCGGTGATCGCGGCCGAGCACTGGGACGACGTCCACCATTTCGTGCCCGACCTCAACGGTCGGGTGCGTCGCTTCGAGGAGATCGACCCCTCGGCGATCGAACTCGTCATCGTGCTCGGCGGCGACGGCACGATCCTGCGGGCGGCCGAACTCGTCCGCGAGGTCAGCGTGCCCCTGCTCGGCGTGAACCTCGGTCATATCGGATTCCTCGCCGAGAGCGAGCGGGACGACCTCGATTACACCGTGACGCGCGCGCTCGCACGCGACTACGTCGTCGAGGAGCGCATGACGCTCTCGGTGCGCGTGAAGGCGGGCTCGGAGGTCGTGTCCGAGAGTTGGGCGCTGAACGAGGCGACGGTCGAGAAGGCCGAGCGCGAGCGCATGCTCGAGGTGATCATCGAGGTCGACCGTCGTCCCCTGTCGTCGTTCGGCTGCGACGGCGTCGTCATGTCGACGCCGACCGGATCGACGGCGTACTCCTTCTCGGCGGGCGGCCCCGTCGTCTGGCCGAGCGTCGAGGCGCTGCTGCTCGTGCCGCTGAGCGCGCACGCGTTGTTCGCCCGCCCGCTCGTCGTCGGGCCCGAGTCCTCGCTCGCCGTCGAGGTGCTGCAGCGTACCGAGGCCGCCGCGGTGCTGTGGTGCGACGGCCGGCGCATGTTCGACCTGCCGCCGGGGTCCCGCGTGATCGTGCGGCGATCCGACGTGCCGGTGCGCTTGGCGCGGCTGCACGAGGCACCGTTCACCGATCGCCTCGTGAACAAGTTCGATCTCCCCGTGTCGGGGTGGCGAGGGCCGGTGGGACGCGAATGA
- the recN gene encoding DNA repair protein RecN encodes MIEEIGIRDLGVIDEAVLPLGPGFTAVTGETGAGKTMVVTALGLLLGARADAGAVRSGAKQAWVEGRWLVEAAPGAGRIAERVAETGGEIEAGELLLGRSVSAEGRSRAVVGGRSAPVGVLAELGDELVVVHGQADQQRLRSSAAQREALDRFAGTALQSVLDEYRAAYDAWRRDARELERLREEHDSRVREADELRQALDELEQVDPQPGEDLKLQERADRLTNLEDLRVAAAQAHELISSEALIDDAPDAVTLVESARRHVERVSPHDATLAPIVDALANAGFQLADAAAELSGYLAGLDADGARELEVVQERRALITGLIRRHGASLDDVLAFRSAGGLRLVELDGDDERIGALAESVVSLEADVDRLATAITGLRTEAAAALAVAVTAELEALAMPDAKLSVVVEPLAEASVHGRDAVSILLRPHPGAEPRSVSKGASGGELSRVMLAIEVVIAGTDPVPTFVFDEVDAGVGGAAAIEIGRRLARLAERSQVIVVTHLAQVAAFATNHLSVVKGTDGQVTASSVRQLDGADREAEMARLLSGLSDSASGLAHARELLEIAADRAA; translated from the coding sequence GTGATCGAGGAGATCGGCATCCGAGACCTCGGGGTCATCGACGAAGCCGTGCTGCCGCTCGGCCCGGGATTCACCGCCGTCACGGGTGAGACCGGAGCGGGGAAGACGATGGTCGTGACCGCGCTCGGGCTGCTGCTCGGCGCGCGCGCCGACGCCGGCGCGGTCCGGTCTGGTGCGAAGCAGGCCTGGGTCGAGGGCCGGTGGCTCGTCGAGGCCGCACCGGGTGCCGGAAGGATCGCCGAACGGGTCGCCGAGACGGGTGGCGAGATCGAGGCCGGAGAGCTCCTGCTCGGTCGGTCGGTCTCGGCCGAGGGCCGTAGCCGTGCCGTCGTCGGGGGACGCAGCGCGCCGGTCGGCGTCCTCGCGGAGCTCGGCGACGAACTCGTCGTCGTGCACGGGCAGGCCGACCAGCAGCGACTCCGATCGTCTGCGGCGCAGCGCGAGGCGCTCGACCGATTCGCCGGCACCGCGCTGCAATCCGTGCTCGACGAGTACCGCGCGGCCTATGACGCCTGGCGTCGTGACGCGCGAGAGCTCGAACGGCTCCGCGAGGAGCACGACTCGCGGGTGCGAGAGGCCGACGAGCTGCGACAGGCCCTCGACGAGCTCGAGCAGGTCGATCCGCAGCCCGGTGAGGATCTGAAGTTGCAGGAGCGCGCCGATCGCCTCACGAACCTCGAGGACCTGCGGGTCGCTGCGGCTCAAGCGCATGAACTCATCTCGTCGGAGGCCCTCATCGACGACGCGCCCGACGCGGTCACGCTCGTCGAGAGCGCCCGCCGGCACGTCGAACGAGTCTCGCCGCACGACGCCACGCTCGCTCCGATCGTCGACGCGCTCGCGAACGCGGGATTCCAGCTCGCCGACGCGGCCGCGGAGCTCTCCGGGTACCTCGCCGGGCTCGACGCGGACGGGGCACGGGAACTCGAGGTCGTTCAGGAGCGGCGGGCGCTCATCACCGGACTGATCCGGCGCCACGGTGCGTCGCTCGACGACGTGCTCGCGTTCCGGAGCGCGGGCGGACTCCGCCTGGTCGAACTCGACGGCGACGACGAGCGCATCGGTGCACTCGCCGAGTCCGTCGTGTCGCTCGAGGCCGACGTGGACCGCCTCGCGACCGCGATCACGGGGCTCCGCACCGAGGCGGCCGCCGCACTGGCCGTCGCGGTGACCGCCGAGCTCGAGGCCCTCGCCATGCCCGACGCGAAGCTGTCCGTCGTCGTCGAGCCGCTCGCCGAGGCATCCGTGCACGGTCGTGACGCCGTGTCGATCCTGTTGCGCCCGCATCCCGGCGCCGAGCCGCGTTCGGTGTCCAAGGGCGCCTCCGGCGGTGAACTCTCGCGGGTCATGCTGGCCATCGAGGTCGTCATCGCCGGTACCGATCCGGTGCCGACGTTCGTCTTCGACGAGGTCGACGCCGGGGTCGGCGGCGCTGCGGCGATCGAGATCGGGCGGCGGCTCGCTCGCCTCGCCGAACGCTCGCAGGTGATCGTCGTGACGCACCTCGCGCAGGTCGCCGCGTTCGCGACGAACCACCTCAGCGTCGTCAAGGGCACCGACGGGCAGGTGACCGCGTCGAGCGTGCGGCAGCTCGACGGGGCCGACCGAGAGGCCGAGATGGCGCGGCTGCTGTCGGGTCTCAGTGATTCGGCGAGCGGGCTCGCGCATGCACGGGAGTTGCTGGAGATCGCGGCCGACCGGGCCGCGTGA
- a CDS encoding CTP synthase, translated as MTKHIFVTGGVVSSLGKGLTAASLGNLLTARGLRVVMQKLDPYLNVDPGTMNPFQHGEVFVTDDGAETDLDIGHYERFLDINLSQAANVTTGQIYSTVIAKERRGEYLGDTVQVIPHITDEIKRRMRLQASESPKPDVIITEIGGTVGDIESQPFIESARQVRHELGRKNVFFVHVSLVPFMGASGEQKTKPTQHSVAALRSIGIQPDALVLRSDRPVTESNKRKIALMCDVDEAAVVNAVDVPSIYDIPTMLHDQGLDAYIIDSLGLDAKADDVDWSGWSSLLQVVHEPKHEVTIGLVGKYIDLPDAYLSVTEALRAGGFANEAKVRIEWIPSDECRTPEGAAKHLSDLDGICVPGGFGVRGIEGKLGALRFARENGLPVLGLCLGLQCMVIEYTRNVVGLPGASSSEFDPDTQFPVIATMEEQVEIIAGGDLGGTMRLGLYPAKLAEGSLAAELYGSSEISERHRHRYEVNNGYRDRIAEAGMVFSGLSPDRNLVEFVELPREAHPFYIGTQAHPELRSRPNDAHPLFRGLVAAALERQQSSLLFDDVQSA; from the coding sequence GTGACCAAGCACATCTTCGTCACCGGCGGTGTCGTGTCCTCGCTGGGCAAGGGCCTCACGGCTGCGAGCCTCGGCAACCTGCTGACCGCCCGCGGGCTGCGGGTCGTCATGCAGAAGCTCGACCCGTACCTCAATGTCGACCCCGGCACGATGAACCCGTTCCAGCACGGCGAGGTGTTCGTCACCGACGACGGCGCCGAGACCGACCTCGACATCGGCCACTACGAGCGCTTCCTCGACATCAACCTGTCGCAGGCCGCCAACGTGACGACCGGCCAGATCTACTCGACGGTGATCGCGAAGGAACGCCGGGGCGAGTACCTCGGCGACACGGTCCAGGTGATCCCGCACATCACCGACGAGATCAAGCGGCGCATGCGGCTGCAGGCCTCCGAGTCGCCCAAGCCCGACGTGATCATCACCGAGATCGGCGGCACCGTGGGCGACATCGAGTCGCAGCCGTTCATCGAGTCGGCCCGCCAGGTGCGCCACGAACTCGGCCGCAAGAACGTGTTCTTCGTGCACGTGTCGCTGGTGCCGTTCATGGGTGCCTCGGGGGAGCAGAAGACCAAGCCGACGCAGCACTCGGTCGCAGCCCTCCGCTCGATCGGCATCCAGCCCGACGCCCTCGTCCTGCGCAGCGACCGCCCGGTGACGGAGTCGAACAAGCGCAAGATCGCGCTGATGTGCGACGTCGACGAGGCCGCGGTGGTCAACGCCGTCGACGTCCCCTCGATCTACGACATCCCGACGATGCTCCACGACCAGGGCCTCGACGCCTACATCATCGACTCGCTCGGCCTCGACGCGAAGGCCGACGACGTCGACTGGTCGGGGTGGAGCAGCCTGCTGCAGGTCGTGCACGAGCCCAAGCACGAGGTGACGATCGGGCTCGTCGGCAAGTACATCGACCTGCCGGACGCCTACCTCTCGGTGACCGAGGCGCTGCGCGCCGGCGGCTTCGCGAACGAGGCGAAGGTCCGCATCGAGTGGATCCCCTCGGACGAGTGCCGCACCCCCGAGGGCGCCGCCAAGCACCTCTCGGACCTCGACGGCATCTGCGTACCCGGCGGCTTCGGCGTGCGCGGCATCGAGGGCAAGCTGGGCGCGTTGCGGTTCGCGCGTGAGAACGGACTGCCCGTGCTCGGACTGTGCCTGGGCCTGCAGTGCATGGTCATCGAGTACACGCGCAACGTCGTCGGACTTCCCGGCGCCTCGTCGAGCGAGTTCGACCCCGACACGCAGTTCCCGGTCATCGCGACGATGGAGGAGCAGGTCGAGATCATCGCGGGCGGCGACCTCGGCGGCACGATGCGCCTCGGCCTGTACCCGGCGAAGCTCGCGGAGGGGTCGCTCGCGGCCGAGCTCTACGGTTCGTCGGAGATCTCCGAGCGCCACCGCCACCGGTACGAGGTGAACAACGGCTACCGCGACCGGATCGCCGAGGCCGGCATGGTGTTCTCGGGCCTCTCACCCGACCGCAACCTCGTCGAGTTCGTCGAACTGCCGCGCGAGGCGCACCCGTTCTACATCGGCACCCAGGCGCACCCCGAGCTGCGCAGCCGCCCGAACGACGCGCACCCGCTGTTCCGCGGACTCGTCGCCGCAGCGCTCGAGCGCCAGCAGTCGAGCCTGCTCTTCGACGACGTGCAGAGCGCGTGA
- a CDS encoding NUDIX hydrolase — MARAIADEEFHPEVRSSERVFEGRVWDIRRDEVQYGEGRLVRDYVDHPGAVGVLALDADDRVFLIQQYRHPVGHRDWEVPAGLLDIDGEDPLEAAKRELAEEADLVAAEWNVLSDVFTSPGGSDETIRLFLARGLSAAPDVFEREDEEADMLTRWVPLDEVVDAVLERRVQNALLAVAALAAHAARGRGWSTLAAADAPWTTRDSIARRRG, encoded by the coding sequence ATGGCCCGGGCGATCGCCGACGAGGAGTTCCACCCGGAGGTGCGTTCGAGCGAGCGCGTCTTCGAGGGCCGGGTCTGGGACATCCGACGCGATGAGGTGCAGTACGGCGAGGGCCGGCTCGTCCGGGACTACGTCGACCACCCCGGCGCGGTCGGCGTGCTCGCGCTCGATGCAGACGACCGCGTCTTCCTCATCCAGCAGTACCGCCATCCCGTCGGACATCGCGACTGGGAGGTGCCGGCGGGCCTGCTCGACATCGACGGCGAGGACCCCCTCGAGGCCGCGAAGCGCGAACTCGCCGAGGAGGCCGACCTGGTCGCCGCCGAGTGGAACGTGCTCTCCGACGTGTTCACCTCGCCGGGCGGCAGCGACGAGACGATCCGGCTGTTCCTGGCTCGGGGCCTCAGCGCCGCACCCGACGTCTTCGAACGCGAAGACGAGGAGGCCGACATGCTGACGCGATGGGTGCCGCTCGACGAGGTCGTCGACGCGGTGCTCGAACGCCGGGTGCAGAACGCGCTGCTCGCCGTCGCCGCCCTGGCCGCGCACGCGGCGCGCGGGCGCGGATGGTCGACGTTGGCGGCCGCGGATGCCCCGTGGACGACGCGCGACTCGATCGCGCGTCGGCGGGGCTGA
- the xerD gene encoding site-specific tyrosine recombinase XerD translates to MTDEQADPRAAGGDEIDAREPDGHGVADRSIGDRGVGDYLRHLAVERGLSKNTLASYTRDLAIYVGFLDARGIAALGAVTESDLADFLRFLSTEREPALATSSVARVLSAVRGLHRFLLEDGRIGHDAARAVAPPKLPMRLPKAIPVATVEALLAATDGDDPGRLRDKALLELLYATGARVSEAIGLNVDDLVDDEVVRLFGKGGKQRIVPVGRYARTALEAYLVRARPMLSARGRATPALFLGARGGRLSRQAAWEAITQAADRAGIESSVSPHTLRHSFATHLLEGGADVRVVQELLGHSSVATTQIYTLVTADTLREMYTHSHPRAR, encoded by the coding sequence ATGACGGACGAGCAGGCGGACCCTCGGGCGGCGGGCGGCGACGAGATCGACGCCCGTGAGCCCGACGGCCACGGCGTCGCGGACCGCAGCATCGGGGACCGGGGCGTCGGCGACTACCTGCGCCACCTCGCCGTCGAGCGCGGGCTCTCGAAGAACACCCTCGCGTCGTACACCCGCGACCTGGCGATCTACGTCGGATTCCTCGACGCGCGCGGGATCGCGGCGCTCGGCGCTGTGACGGAGTCCGACCTCGCCGACTTCCTGCGCTTCCTGTCGACGGAGCGGGAGCCTGCGCTCGCGACATCGTCGGTCGCGCGGGTGCTCTCGGCGGTCCGCGGCCTGCACCGGTTCCTGCTCGAGGACGGACGGATCGGCCACGACGCGGCCCGGGCCGTCGCCCCGCCGAAACTGCCGATGCGCCTGCCGAAGGCGATCCCCGTCGCCACGGTCGAGGCGCTGCTCGCGGCGACCGACGGCGACGACCCCGGACGCCTCCGCGACAAGGCGCTGCTCGAACTCCTCTACGCCACGGGCGCCCGCGTGTCCGAGGCCATCGGCCTGAACGTCGACGACCTCGTCGACGACGAGGTCGTGCGGCTGTTCGGCAAGGGCGGCAAGCAGCGCATCGTGCCCGTCGGGCGCTATGCGCGCACCGCGCTCGAGGCCTACCTCGTGCGCGCCCGGCCGATGCTCTCGGCTCGCGGGCGGGCGACGCCCGCGCTGTTCCTCGGTGCGCGGGGCGGCCGGCTCAGCCGACAGGCCGCGTGGGAGGCGATCACGCAGGCCGCCGATCGCGCGGGCATCGAGTCATCCGTCTCGCCGCACACGCTGCGCCACTCGTTCGCGACCCACCTGCTCGAGGGCGGCGCCGACGTGCGCGTCGTGCAGGAACTGCTCGGCCATTCGTCGGTCGCGACGACGCAGATCTACACGCTGGTCACAGCCGACACACTCCGCGAGATGTACACGCACTCCCACCCGCGTGCTCGCTAG
- a CDS encoding ParA family protein, with protein sequence MTDHLTDPADGTASLDPEVGPTGRPIREFDEPKPLRSHGPARIIALCNQKGGVGKTTTTINLGATLAEYGRRVLAIDFDPQGALSAGLGVQTHDVPTIYDLLLSRSIDPVDAIQHTEVPGLDVIPANIDLSAAEVHLVTEVAREQILAGVLRRVSADYDVILIDCQPSLGLLTVNALTASHGVVIPLECEFFALRGVALLIETIDKVRDRLNPAIELDGILATMYDARTLHSREVLERVVDAFGDKVLETVITRTVKFPDATVAATPITTFAPEHQASRAYRQLARELVFRGAVA encoded by the coding sequence GTGACCGACCACTTGACGGACCCGGCGGACGGAACAGCCTCCCTGGATCCCGAGGTCGGTCCGACGGGTCGCCCGATCCGCGAGTTCGACGAACCGAAGCCGCTGCGCTCCCACGGGCCGGCGCGCATCATCGCGCTGTGCAACCAGAAGGGCGGCGTCGGCAAGACGACGACGACCATCAACCTGGGTGCCACGCTCGCCGAGTACGGCCGCCGGGTGCTCGCGATCGACTTCGACCCGCAGGGCGCACTCTCGGCAGGGCTCGGCGTGCAGACGCACGACGTCCCGACCATCTACGACCTGCTGCTCTCGCGCAGCATCGACCCGGTCGATGCGATCCAGCACACCGAGGTGCCGGGGCTCGACGTCATCCCCGCGAACATCGACCTGTCGGCGGCGGAGGTGCACCTGGTCACCGAGGTCGCGCGCGAGCAGATCCTCGCCGGAGTGCTGCGCCGCGTCTCGGCCGACTACGACGTCATCCTCATCGACTGCCAGCCGTCGCTCGGCCTGCTCACGGTCAACGCCCTGACGGCCAGCCACGGCGTCGTGATCCCGCTCGAGTGCGAGTTCTTCGCCCTGCGCGGCGTCGCCCTGCTGATCGAGACGATCGACAAGGTGCGCGACCGACTGAATCCCGCGATCGAGCTCGACGGCATCCTCGCGACGATGTACGACGCACGCACGCTGCACTCGCGCGAGGTCCTCGAGCGCGTCGTCGACGCCTTCGGCGACAAGGTCCTCGAGACCGTCATCACGCGGACCGTGAAGTTCCCGGACGCGACCGTCGCGGCGACCCCCATCACGACGTTCGCCCCCGAGCACCAGGCGTCGAGGGCGTATCGCCAGCTCGCCAGGGAGCTGGTCTTCCGTGGCGCGGTCGCCTGA